The Flavobacteriaceae bacterium 3519-10 genome includes a window with the following:
- a CDS encoding D-3-phosphoglycerate dehydrogenase, whose translation MKILANDGLDQSGIDALTEKGFEVITTKVPQDFLKEFINAYNIRTLLVRSATKVRRDLIDACPSLEIIGRGGVGMDNIDVDYARSKNIHVINTPAASSESVAELVFAHLFTGARFLQDANRRMPLIGDTEFANLKKTYERGIELRGKTIGIIGMGRIGQEVAKIALGLGMKVIAADSNVGRTSIKLTFYNNQFINVDIETEPLEGVLKHADFITLHVPSQKDGYMIGAEQFAMMKDGAAIINCSRGGVIDEDALLSALDSGKVSFAGLDVFINEPTPSKAILTHSKISLTPHTGASTLEAQDRIGLSLAKQICSILQVQ comes from the coding sequence ATGAAGATTTTAGCAAACGACGGTTTAGACCAGTCTGGCATTGACGCCCTGACAGAAAAAGGATTCGAAGTGATCACTACAAAAGTTCCTCAGGATTTTCTGAAAGAATTTATCAACGCATATAATATCAGGACTTTACTTGTCCGGAGTGCTACTAAGGTCCGCAGGGATTTAATTGATGCGTGTCCGTCCCTCGAGATCATTGGCCGCGGCGGCGTCGGTATGGATAATATTGATGTAGATTATGCGCGTTCCAAAAATATTCATGTGATCAACACGCCTGCAGCTTCGTCAGAATCTGTAGCAGAACTGGTTTTTGCGCATCTGTTCACCGGCGCGAGATTCCTGCAGGATGCCAATCGCAGGATGCCGCTGATAGGTGACACCGAATTTGCAAACCTCAAAAAAACCTATGAACGCGGCATTGAACTTCGCGGCAAAACAATTGGCATCATCGGCATGGGCCGCATTGGTCAGGAGGTAGCAAAAATAGCGTTAGGTTTAGGCATGAAGGTCATCGCTGCGGATAGCAATGTGGGCCGCACAAGCATAAAACTTACATTTTACAATAACCAGTTCATCAATGTCGATATCGAAACCGAGCCGCTGGAAGGTGTTCTGAAACATGCAGATTTCATCACCCTACATGTTCCGTCGCAGAAAGATGGCTATATGATCGGGGCGGAGCAATTTGCAATGATGAAAGACGGCGCAGCGATTATCAACTGTTCGCGCGGTGGTGTTATTGATGAAGATGCGCTGCTTTCTGCCTTAGATTCCGGCAAAGTGTCATTTGCAGGTCTGGATGTATTTATTAATGAACCTACACCATCAAAAGCGATCCTTACTCACTCCAAAATTTCGCTTACTCCGCACACAGGCGCGTCGACTCTGGAAGCGCAGGACCGTATTGGCCTGTCGCTCGCCAAGCAGATCTGCAGTATCCTTCAGGTACAGTAA
- a CDS encoding Large-conductance mechanosensitive channel yields the protein MKLFQEFRAFAFKGNVIDLAVGVIIGAAFGKIVSSLVEDVITPLLLNPALDAVGAKNIAQLSWHGVTYGNFLSAVISFLCIALVLFWLIKAANKVVTPAEAAAPTITKEQELLTEIRDLLKAKQSEL from the coding sequence ATGAAATTATTTCAGGAATTCCGGGCGTTTGCCTTTAAAGGCAACGTAATCGATCTCGCCGTGGGTGTAATTATAGGTGCTGCATTTGGCAAGATTGTTTCTTCCCTCGTAGAAGACGTTATTACTCCACTTTTGCTCAACCCGGCGCTGGATGCGGTGGGCGCGAAAAATATCGCACAGCTGAGCTGGCATGGCGTAACGTATGGCAATTTTCTCTCAGCGGTGATCAGCTTTCTGTGTATCGCACTTGTGCTATTTTGGCTGATTAAGGCTGCTAACAAAGTGGTGACCCCAGCTGAAGCGGCTGCTCCCACTATTACAAAAGAACAGGAACTTCTTACCGAGATCCGCGATTTGCTTAAAGCAAAACAATCGGAACTTTAA
- a CDS encoding Putative Nudix hydrolase YfcD, giving the protein MKMEEHVVLVSEQDEVLGVMEKMQAHQEGILHRAFSVFLFNEAGEMLLQKRAAGKYHSPNQWTNAVCSHPRIDESYLEGANRRMSEELGIDAELQEKFHFIYKADVGQDLWEHELDHVFTGSFSGDVNLNKDEVAEIRYISMEDLDNEMNEHPENFTEWFKIILGEYKHHL; this is encoded by the coding sequence GTGAAGATGGAAGAACATGTGGTATTAGTCTCTGAGCAGGACGAAGTTTTAGGCGTGATGGAAAAAATGCAGGCGCATCAGGAGGGCATCCTTCACCGGGCGTTTTCGGTTTTCCTTTTTAATGAAGCGGGCGAAATGCTGCTGCAGAAAAGGGCTGCCGGAAAATACCATTCGCCAAACCAATGGACGAACGCCGTATGCTCGCATCCCAGAATAGACGAATCTTATCTTGAAGGTGCCAACAGACGCATGAGTGAAGAGCTCGGGATTGATGCTGAACTACAAGAGAAATTTCATTTTATCTATAAAGCAGATGTGGGGCAGGATCTTTGGGAGCACGAACTCGATCATGTTTTTACCGGCAGTTTCAGTGGTGATGTAAATCTGAACAAAGACGAAGTTGCCGAAATACGCTACATCTCGATGGAAGACCTTGATAATGAAATGAATGAACATCCCGAAAATTTCACCGAATGGTTTAAAATAATTCTGGGCGAATATAAGCACCACTTATAA
- a CDS encoding 3-oxoacyl-(acyl-carrier-protein) synthase III translates to MPNTIIIGSGSYIPTKVIGREHFKDSVFYTDEGDKIDKPVEEIIQKFVEITEIENRRYLEDDEFNSDLGHRAAQKAIEDAGIDPEELDYIIYASNFGEVDRNGMTNFMPSMSARVKNKLGILNRKCVNYDMIFGCPGWVEALIMADTLIKSKKAKLILVVGSETLSRVTDAFDRNKMIFADGAGAVVVTATDDENVGIIADSTICDNHAELDYLENAPSLKLDEDRRPLYIRMHGRKIYEYALKNVPIAVKETIDKAGLSIDDIDKILIHQANAKMDYAMISRLFKLYGITDYDHDIAPMTIQQYGNSSVATIPTMFDMIRKGEMAGHTFKEKGIILFASVGAGMNINAVVYRFP, encoded by the coding sequence ATGCCCAACACAATTATAATAGGCTCCGGCAGCTATATACCGACAAAAGTAATCGGGAGAGAACACTTTAAGGATTCGGTATTTTACACCGACGAAGGCGACAAAATAGACAAGCCGGTGGAGGAAATCATCCAGAAATTTGTAGAGATCACCGAAATTGAAAACCGCAGGTATCTCGAAGATGATGAGTTTAACTCTGATCTTGGTCACCGCGCAGCACAGAAAGCTATTGAAGATGCAGGCATCGATCCCGAGGAACTCGACTATATTATTTATGCGAGTAATTTCGGCGAAGTAGACAGAAACGGGATGACCAACTTTATGCCCTCGATGTCAGCCCGCGTAAAAAACAAACTGGGTATCCTTAACCGGAAATGCGTTAATTACGATATGATTTTCGGGTGTCCAGGCTGGGTAGAAGCCCTGATCATGGCTGATACACTCATCAAATCGAAAAAAGCCAAGCTTATCCTCGTGGTAGGCTCAGAAACCTTAAGCCGGGTTACTGACGCTTTCGACCGCAACAAAATGATATTTGCTGATGGAGCCGGCGCTGTGGTAGTAACCGCAACCGACGACGAAAATGTAGGAATCATCGCCGATTCCACGATTTGCGATAATCATGCAGAACTCGATTACCTCGAAAATGCGCCTTCACTTAAACTTGATGAAGACCGCAGACCGCTCTATATCCGCATGCACGGACGCAAAATTTACGAGTACGCGCTGAAAAACGTTCCCATTGCCGTAAAAGAAACAATTGACAAGGCCGGACTCAGCATTGATGACATTGATAAAATATTAATTCATCAGGCTAATGCCAAGATGGATTATGCGATGATTTCGCGGCTGTTTAAATTATACGGCATTACCGATTATGACCATGATATTGCGCCGATGACGATTCAGCAGTACGGAAATTCTTCGGTGGCAACGATCCCAACGATGTTCGATATGATCAGAAAAGGCGAAATGGCAGGTCATACTTTCAAAGAAAAAGGAATTATCCTGTTCGCATCCGTTGGCGCAGGCATGAATATCAATGCAGTGGTTTACCGCTTTCCGTAA
- a CDS encoding Aminomethyltransferase (glycine cleavage system T protein), with translation MNRTALFDKHVALGAKIVPFAGFDMPVQYTGVTEEHMAVREKVGIFDVSHMGQFWVEGPTAKDLLQYVTTNNVDSLETGKAQYTCLPNGNGGIVDDLIIYKMSDEKYFVVVNASNIEKDWNHITKYNEKFGAKLTNVSDELSLIAVQGPKASETLQKLTETNLAELPYYHFTQGSVASVADVIISNTGYTGSGGFEIYFKNENAVAIWEALTAAGEKFGLLPCGLAARDTLRLEKGFCLYGNDIDDTTSPLEAGLGWITKFDKDFVDKEFFAKQKEEGVTRKLVGFEMQERAIPRHGYAVVDAEGNEIGTVTSGTMSPMKNIGIGLGYVAKSHLKVGSEIFIKIRNKNVPAQVVKLPFV, from the coding sequence ATGAACAGAACGGCTTTATTTGACAAACACGTTGCCTTAGGCGCCAAAATAGTACCTTTTGCGGGTTTCGACATGCCTGTGCAATATACAGGCGTAACCGAAGAACATATGGCGGTGCGTGAAAAAGTAGGGATTTTCGACGTGTCGCACATGGGTCAGTTTTGGGTTGAAGGGCCCACTGCAAAAGACCTGCTGCAATACGTTACCACCAACAACGTGGACAGCCTAGAAACCGGAAAAGCCCAGTACACCTGCCTTCCTAACGGTAACGGCGGAATTGTGGACGATCTGATCATCTATAAAATGAGCGATGAAAAGTATTTTGTGGTAGTGAATGCTTCCAACATCGAAAAAGACTGGAACCACATCACCAAATACAACGAAAAATTCGGGGCAAAACTTACGAATGTTTCTGATGAACTTTCGCTCATCGCGGTGCAGGGTCCAAAAGCTTCAGAAACGCTTCAAAAACTGACCGAAACGAATCTTGCCGAACTTCCTTACTATCATTTTACCCAGGGCAGTGTGGCCAGCGTAGCGGATGTAATTATTTCGAATACGGGTTACACAGGAAGTGGTGGTTTCGAAATTTATTTCAAGAACGAAAATGCGGTCGCGATTTGGGAAGCGCTGACTGCTGCCGGCGAAAAATTCGGTCTTTTGCCGTGTGGCCTTGCCGCGAGAGATACTTTGCGCCTCGAAAAAGGCTTTTGCCTGTATGGAAATGACATTGATGACACCACTTCGCCGCTTGAAGCCGGACTTGGATGGATCACCAAATTCGATAAAGATTTTGTTGACAAAGAATTTTTCGCGAAACAGAAAGAAGAGGGCGTAACCCGCAAACTTGTAGGTTTTGAAATGCAGGAACGCGCGATCCCCCGGCATGGCTATGCTGTGGTTGATGCTGAAGGAAATGAAATTGGCACCGTAACCTCCGGAACCATGAGCCCAATGAAAAACATCGGAATTGGTTTAGGCTACGTCGCGAAATCGCACCTCAAAGTCGGCAGCGAGATTTTCATCAAAATCAGGAATAAGAATGTTCCCGCGCAGGTGGTGAAACTGCCTTTCGTGTAG
- a CDS encoding Hydrolase (HAD superfamily), protein MTTTVAIIIGIVCLIAGAAIGMLFSKSSLNTKAKFILDDARKNAENLLDKANVQAESIRKEKQLQAKEKFLELKSQHDADIQSREKKMQETEKRIKDKESKLNDELSKAGKLEKELERKIGDYNKKHEIIEKKQQELEVATAQKVEMLEKIANYSAEDARNELVEAMKSEAKTRAQAHVQSIMEEASLNAKQEAKKIVIQTIQRIGTEQAIENSVSVFNIESDEVKGRIIGREGRNIRALEAATGVEIIVDDTPEAILLSCFDPVRREIARLSLHRLVTDGRIHPARIEEVVEKTKKQIEEEIIEVGKRTVIDLGVHGLHPELVKIVGRMKFRSSYGQNLLQHSREVANIAATMAAELGLNVKLAKRAGLLHDIGKVPEQESELPHALLGMQWAERYGENPEVINAIGAHHDEVEMTSLLSPIIQVADAISGARPGARRQVLESYIQRLKDLEAAALSFDGVSSAYAIQAGRELRVMVESSRVNDDQSSQLSYDISEKIQNELTYPGQVRVTVIRETRSVNIAR, encoded by the coding sequence ATGACAACAACCGTCGCAATTATTATCGGTATTGTATGCCTCATCGCGGGTGCAGCAATAGGAATGCTGTTTTCAAAGAGTTCGCTCAACACGAAAGCGAAGTTCATCCTGGATGACGCAAGGAAAAACGCCGAAAACCTACTTGATAAAGCCAATGTACAAGCCGAATCCATAAGAAAAGAAAAGCAGCTGCAGGCTAAAGAGAAGTTCCTCGAGCTGAAATCCCAGCACGATGCCGACATACAGTCCCGCGAGAAGAAAATGCAGGAAACTGAAAAACGCATTAAAGACAAAGAAAGTAAACTCAACGACGAGCTTAGCAAAGCCGGTAAACTCGAGAAAGAACTCGAACGTAAAATTGGTGATTATAACAAAAAGCACGAAATCATCGAGAAAAAGCAGCAGGAACTTGAGGTGGCTACTGCACAGAAAGTAGAAATGCTTGAAAAAATAGCAAATTATTCTGCAGAAGATGCCCGCAATGAATTGGTAGAAGCCATGAAATCAGAAGCCAAAACACGCGCCCAGGCGCACGTGCAGAGCATCATGGAGGAGGCGAGCCTTAACGCAAAACAGGAAGCCAAGAAAATTGTTATCCAGACGATCCAGAGAATCGGAACTGAGCAGGCGATCGAAAACTCGGTTTCAGTATTTAATATTGAATCTGATGAGGTTAAAGGCCGTATCATTGGTAGAGAAGGTAGAAATATACGTGCCCTCGAAGCTGCAACTGGCGTTGAAATTATTGTAGATGATACACCGGAAGCGATTCTGCTTTCATGTTTTGATCCTGTAAGAAGAGAAATCGCCAGACTTTCACTTCACAGATTGGTAACTGACGGAAGAATTCACCCTGCAAGAATTGAAGAAGTGGTGGAGAAAACAAAAAAACAAATCGAAGAAGAAATAATCGAAGTTGGTAAAAGAACTGTTATCGATCTTGGCGTGCACGGACTTCACCCGGAACTTGTAAAAATCGTAGGTCGCATGAAATTCCGCTCATCTTACGGGCAGAACCTTCTTCAGCACTCGCGCGAAGTAGCAAATATTGCTGCAACAATGGCTGCAGAATTAGGACTCAATGTAAAACTGGCGAAAAGAGCAGGCTTACTCCATGATATAGGTAAAGTTCCTGAGCAGGAATCTGAGCTTCCACACGCGCTTCTGGGGATGCAGTGGGCTGAAAGATACGGCGAGAATCCTGAGGTTATCAACGCAATTGGTGCTCACCATGATGAGGTTGAAATGACGTCACTTCTTTCACCAATCATTCAGGTGGCGGATGCAATTTCTGGCGCAAGACCGGGCGCAAGACGTCAGGTGCTTGAATCTTATATCCAAAGATTAAAAGATCTGGAAGCTGCAGCCTTAAGCTTTGATGGAGTTTCAAGCGCATATGCAATCCAGGCTGGCCGCGAACTCCGCGTAATGGTAGAAAGCAGCCGCGTAAACGACGACCAGTCTTCGCAGTTGTCTTACGATATTTCCGAAAAAATCCAGAACGAACTTACGTATCCGGGCCAGGTTCGGGTAACAGTTATACGTGAAACCCGATCTGTGAACATCGCACGATAA
- a CDS encoding Small heat shock protein: protein MATALRFKKMFNLKNFNAMSNLIRRNSFFDDFITKDLFELATPKFAKSEFTLPSVNVKEVNDGFTIEVAAPGMKKENFKLNLERNVLTISSENQAEQEEKDENGAFTRREFNYSSFTRSFTLPEIVDSEKIEASYEDGILKINVPKKEVSMQNIKTIEVK, encoded by the coding sequence GTGGCTACTGCATTAAGATTTAAAAAGATGTTTAACCTTAAAAATTTTAATGCAATGTCTAACCTAATCAGAAGAAACAGTTTTTTCGACGACTTCATCACGAAAGATCTATTTGAACTCGCTACTCCTAAATTCGCAAAGTCTGAATTTACCTTGCCATCCGTGAATGTAAAGGAAGTGAATGATGGTTTTACAATTGAGGTCGCCGCACCGGGGATGAAAAAAGAGAATTTTAAGCTTAATCTGGAAAGAAACGTTCTTACCATTTCATCGGAAAACCAGGCTGAACAAGAAGAGAAAGACGAAAACGGGGCCTTCACCCGCCGCGAATTCAATTATAGCTCATTCACGCGATCATTTACACTACCTGAAATTGTAGATTCGGAAAAAATCGAGGCTTCCTACGAAGACGGAATTCTTAAGATCAATGTTCCGAAAAAAGAAGTTTCGATGCAGAATATTAAAACCATCGAAGTGAAATAA
- a CDS encoding putative membrane protein — protein sequence MCFFNLQTMQKNFLIITGITFILEFYVYQAFKTLTTNSWLRSAYWVITVITYAFFIYELLNFRRSDRDAQRIQIVASVFLIFMLPKLFVIFFLFLEDITRFFNYLFTFFARPESYYPERRKFVSLAALGIAGVFSALIIDGIVFGKYRHSVRRVKIKIPGLPAAFKGYKIVQISDVHAGSFLNPEKLQPAIDLIKAQNADLVLFTGDMVNNYAQEFKPFVQKFAGINAKDGKFSVLGNHDYGDYAEWLTKADKDRNIPLLTELQKQAGFELLRNEHRVIERGGEKLYLLGVENWGLKPFPQYGDLNKAAAGIPRDAAKILMSHDPTHFDEIVKKHPANIHLTLSGHTHGMQFGLDLKNVRWSPVQYRYKKWADLYESEGKLLYVNRGFGVIGFPGRVGITPEITLFELQ from the coding sequence TTGTGCTTTTTTAATTTACAGACGATGCAAAAAAATTTTCTCATTATTACCGGAATTACTTTTATTCTGGAATTCTATGTATATCAGGCGTTTAAAACACTCACCACAAATTCGTGGCTGCGCAGTGCCTATTGGGTAATTACTGTTATTACCTACGCTTTTTTCATCTACGAACTGCTGAATTTTCGACGCAGCGACCGCGATGCACAACGCATCCAGATCGTAGCTTCAGTTTTTCTCATCTTTATGCTGCCGAAATTATTTGTGATCTTTTTTCTTTTTCTCGAAGATATTACACGCTTTTTCAACTATCTGTTCACATTCTTCGCGAGACCCGAATCTTATTACCCCGAGCGGCGTAAATTTGTGAGCCTGGCTGCACTGGGTATTGCCGGGGTGTTTTCTGCCCTGATAATTGATGGGATTGTCTTTGGAAAATACCGCCATAGCGTGCGGCGGGTAAAAATTAAGATCCCCGGACTGCCGGCAGCCTTCAAAGGCTATAAAATCGTACAGATATCAGATGTTCATGCGGGCAGCTTTTTAAATCCTGAAAAATTGCAGCCAGCGATTGATTTGATAAAGGCCCAAAATGCAGATTTGGTTCTTTTCACAGGTGATATGGTTAATAATTACGCGCAGGAATTCAAGCCTTTTGTTCAAAAGTTTGCCGGAATAAATGCCAAAGACGGTAAATTTTCGGTGCTTGGCAACCATGATTACGGCGACTATGCAGAATGGCTCACCAAGGCTGACAAAGACCGGAACATTCCGCTGCTTACCGAACTTCAGAAGCAGGCCGGATTCGAATTACTCCGGAATGAACACCGCGTGATTGAACGTGGTGGCGAAAAACTATATCTGTTGGGAGTTGAAAACTGGGGTCTAAAGCCTTTTCCACAATACGGCGACCTGAACAAGGCCGCTGCCGGAATTCCGCGCGACGCCGCAAAAATCCTGATGAGCCATGATCCCACCCATTTTGATGAGATTGTGAAGAAACATCCTGCGAATATCCACCTTACCCTTTCGGGCCACACCCACGGGATGCAGTTTGGTCTCGACCTCAAGAACGTGCGGTGGTCGCCGGTGCAGTACCGTTATAAAAAATGGGCAGATTTATACGAAAGCGAGGGAAAATTACTTTACGTAAACCGCGGTTTTGGTGTAATCGGTTTCCCGGGTCGCGTAGGAATTACGCCTGAAATTACACTGTTCGAACTTCAATAA
- a CDS encoding PorT protein, whose amino-acid sequence MWKKIFITNLFAVFSLASFCDAQLFRTKDRQDNREEDDVRKYSYGFFLTANNFDYKLVLDPKFGMEGQKSLVQTKSSYSFGAGLIGKVRLNENFDLRFEPGLQFVEREIYFDTQTNDQYAAGTNSNAPFTPRTLTEEDKLRSVKSTYVDLPLLIEIHGDRWYNSRPYAAAGVNWMLNLQSNTDSPDDNAQGIFRSTSSNFAWSAEIGIQFYFSRFKLTPGFRGTFMVNDEMVPDNAETPPYWTPAIVSAKSRALMFVLKFE is encoded by the coding sequence ATGTGGAAAAAAATATTCATAACGAACCTGTTCGCTGTGTTTTCATTAGCGAGCTTTTGCGATGCGCAGCTCTTCCGGACGAAAGACCGGCAGGATAACAGGGAAGAAGATGACGTTCGGAAATACAGTTACGGATTTTTTTTAACAGCCAATAATTTCGATTACAAACTCGTCCTCGATCCAAAGTTTGGGATGGAGGGACAGAAAAGTCTGGTGCAGACCAAATCTTCGTACAGTTTCGGCGCGGGCCTTATTGGTAAAGTGCGTCTCAACGAAAATTTCGACTTAAGATTTGAGCCGGGACTTCAGTTCGTGGAACGCGAAATTTATTTCGATACCCAGACGAATGACCAATACGCTGCCGGAACGAACTCAAATGCCCCGTTTACGCCGAGAACCCTTACAGAAGAAGATAAATTACGCAGTGTTAAATCTACGTATGTCGACCTTCCGTTGCTGATTGAAATTCATGGTGACCGCTGGTATAATTCGCGACCTTACGCTGCGGCAGGCGTGAACTGGATGCTTAATCTACAGTCGAACACCGATTCGCCCGATGATAATGCGCAGGGCATTTTCCGATCAACTTCAAGTAATTTTGCATGGTCTGCAGAGATCGGTATTCAGTTCTATTTCAGTAGGTTCAAATTAACGCCCGGCTTCCGTGGAACCTTTATGGTGAATGACGAAATGGTTCCCGATAACGCTGAAACACCCCCGTATTGGACCCCCGCCATCGTAAGTGCAAAAAGCCGCGCGCTGATGTTCGTACTTAAATTTGAGTAA
- a CDS encoding YjeF protein: MKIFTTSQIRRADSCTISNGHITALKLMEIAAEACAKWLINNTPESAVFQIFCGKGNNGGDGLAIARLLQQQGLKVNVFSDDAAPGSSECFQINYQRLAEHPQIAVYRYNEAPSFDFDANSVVIDALFGTGLKREITDEFAFLIGFMNTLPFRKIAIDIPSGLFADTATGENAPVIQADDTLSFQFWKKSFLHPETGKYCGNIHILDINLDPDFIAQEPTDEFIIDDVLIKKIYRPRHTFSHKGDFGKTAIVGGSFGKMGAAVLATKAATAAGSGITLTFAPRCGYEILQTSCPEAMFSENGTEHAENFILEPGPTVGIGPGLGTHPETEKAFLSFLKSYEQPLVLDADALNILSINTDQLNTIPLKSIITPHPKEFGRLFGSTADSFGRLTLAKQKARELGIYIVLKDHHTQVITPDGRVFYNISGNPGMAKGGSGDVLLGIITSLLSQHYSAEEAAVFGVWLHGKAGDFAADKFSQEAMLASDLIAELGNVFMELNERN; encoded by the coding sequence ATGAAAATTTTCACAACCTCCCAAATCCGGCGGGCAGATTCCTGCACGATCAGTAACGGGCATATCACGGCACTCAAATTAATGGAAATAGCCGCTGAGGCCTGCGCAAAATGGCTTATTAACAACACGCCCGAAAGCGCTGTTTTTCAGATTTTCTGCGGCAAGGGGAATAACGGTGGCGACGGCCTTGCCATTGCGCGGTTGCTTCAACAGCAGGGTTTGAAAGTCAACGTTTTTTCGGATGATGCGGCTCCCGGATCCAGCGAATGTTTTCAGATCAATTATCAGCGGCTTGCTGAGCATCCTCAGATTGCAGTCTATCGGTATAATGAAGCGCCTTCTTTTGATTTCGATGCAAATTCCGTGGTGATCGACGCGCTTTTTGGGACGGGTTTAAAGCGCGAAATCACTGACGAATTCGCTTTCCTGATTGGTTTTATGAATACATTGCCGTTTCGCAAAATTGCAATTGATATACCTTCCGGGCTGTTTGCTGACACTGCGACAGGGGAAAATGCTCCCGTCATTCAGGCGGACGACACCTTAAGTTTTCAGTTTTGGAAAAAATCGTTTTTGCATCCCGAAACCGGCAAATATTGCGGGAACATTCATATTCTTGACATTAATTTGGATCCCGATTTTATTGCACAGGAACCAACTGACGAGTTTATAATAGATGACGTGCTGATTAAAAAGATATATAGGCCACGGCATACATTCTCACATAAAGGCGATTTCGGCAAAACTGCAATTGTTGGCGGAAGTTTTGGCAAGATGGGTGCAGCAGTGTTAGCCACCAAGGCTGCAACTGCGGCCGGCAGTGGAATTACGTTAACATTTGCGCCTCGCTGCGGCTACGAAATTCTTCAGACGTCATGCCCTGAAGCAATGTTTTCGGAGAACGGAACTGAACATGCAGAAAATTTTATTCTTGAGCCGGGGCCGACTGTTGGAATCGGTCCGGGTTTAGGCACGCATCCCGAAACGGAAAAAGCATTTCTGTCTTTTCTGAAGAGTTATGAACAGCCGTTAGTATTAGACGCGGACGCTTTAAACATACTTTCGATAAATACTGATCAGCTTAATACAATTCCATTAAAATCAATCATTACGCCGCATCCAAAGGAATTCGGGCGGTTGTTTGGCAGCACCGCAGATTCATTCGGGCGCTTAACACTTGCGAAGCAGAAAGCGCGGGAATTAGGTATTTATATTGTTTTAAAAGACCATCATACACAGGTAATCACGCCTGACGGCAGGGTTTTCTATAACATCAGCGGAAATCCGGGCATGGCCAAAGGGGGCAGCGGCGATGTGCTTCTTGGGATAATTACTTCACTTCTGTCGCAGCACTATTCCGCGGAAGAAGCTGCAGTGTTCGGTGTTTGGCTCCACGGTAAAGCCGGTGACTTCGCG
- a CDS encoding Ubiquinone/menaquinone biosynthesis methyltransferase UbiE/COQ5, translating to MSQIKPYNTDAGKKREVEEMFDNIAPKYDLLNHVLSMKIDMLWRNTLVKWMLQDAPKVVLDVATGTGDLAVAVQKGTGAKVVGLDLSQQMLNVGIEKIRKQNLQEEISMQKGDAENLPFESNKFDAVCVAFGVRNFENLEKGLAELSRVVKENKSVYILEFSKVEGFLGPFYMFYFKNILPLIGRLVSKDNRAYTYLPDSVNAFPFGEKMKNILLNTGFRKVEYKKLSLGIATIYKATK from the coding sequence TTGAGCCAGATCAAACCTTATAATACCGACGCCGGAAAAAAGCGCGAAGTAGAGGAAATGTTCGATAACATTGCTCCTAAATATGACCTGCTGAACCATGTGCTTTCGATGAAGATCGATATGTTATGGCGAAATACCTTGGTAAAATGGATGCTTCAGGATGCACCCAAAGTGGTGCTGGATGTGGCTACCGGAACCGGCGACTTGGCTGTTGCGGTGCAGAAAGGTACAGGCGCAAAAGTAGTGGGTCTCGACCTTTCGCAGCAGATGCTTAATGTAGGGATCGAAAAAATCCGGAAGCAGAATCTGCAGGAAGAAATCAGCATGCAGAAGGGCGATGCAGAAAACCTCCCGTTCGAAAGCAATAAATTCGATGCGGTATGCGTTGCATTTGGAGTGCGGAATTTCGAAAACCTTGAAAAAGGCCTTGCTGAACTGAGTAGGGTAGTGAAGGAAAATAAAAGTGTATATATTCTTGAGTTTTCTAAGGTAGAAGGGTTTTTAGGGCCGTTCTATATGTTCTACTTCAAAAATATTCTGCCGCTGATAGGCCGTCTGGTTTCAAAGGATAACAGAGCTTATACATACCTGCCGGATTCGGTGAATGCCTTTCCGTTCGGTGAAAAAATGAAAAATATTCTTTTGAATACAGGCTTCAGGAAGGTAGAGTACAAAAAACTGAGTTTAGGTATCGCAACGATTTATAAGGCAACCAAATAA